In the genome of Triticum urartu cultivar G1812 chromosome 5, Tu2.1, whole genome shotgun sequence, one region contains:
- the LOC125510996 gene encoding putative chloride channel-like protein CLC-g, whose product MASTAPPREDLITEDEEQRPPLTRPLLRRSATNNISQVAMVGSKACPIESLDYEIIENDLFDQNWRTRAKADQVWYVVLKWTFCFAIGIITGVVGFLINLAVENVAGFKHAAVSSLMDSTSYWTAFWVFAGANLALLLLASAITASVSPAAGGSGIPEVKAYLNGVDAPNIFSLKTLAVKVIGNIAAVSSSLHVGKAGPMVHTGACIAAIFGQGGSRRYGLTWRWLRYFKNDRDRRDLVTIGAGAGVSAAFRAPVGGVLFALESLSSWWRSALIWRSFFTTAVVAVVLRLFVELCGSGRCGLFGKGGLIMYDVSTLFEDLMTYHLKDIPIVVLIGVIGAVLGAFYNFLMMQVLRVYSVVNERGRAHKLLLAAAVSVLTSCCVFGMPWFAPCRPCPVAGPNGACGSLNKFRRFHCPPDHYNDLASLMLNINDDAIRNLYATGTNDVYHRGSMLAFFVASYALGVLSYGVVAPSGLFVPIILTGATYGRLVAMLLGRHSGLDHGLVAILGSASFLGGTLRMTVSVCVIIVELTNNLLLLPLVMLVLLISKTVADSFNASIYDLIVRLKGLPYLDGHAEPYMRQLSVGDVVVGPLRSFNGVEKVGHIMHVLRTTGHHAFPVIDEPPFATAPVLYGLVLRAHLLVLLRKREFLPAQERYPKEYSIAARFEAQDFDKRGSGKQDTVDGVELSPEEMEMYVDLHPFTNASPYTVVETMSLAKALILFREVGLRHLLVVPKACDRSPVVGILTRHDFMPEHILGLHPVLLGGKWKRLRWHKAAVAKYFRDLIVRLANCG is encoded by the exons ATGGCGTCCACGGCTCCTCCGCGGGAGGACCTCATCACGGAGGACGAGGAGCAGCGGCCGCCCCTCACgcggccccttctccgccgcaGCGCCACCAACAACATCTCCCAGGTGGCCATGGTCGGCTCCAAGGCCTGCCCCATCGAGAGCCTCGACTACGA GATCATCGAGAACGACCTGTTCGACCAGAACTGGCGGACGAGGGCCAAGGCGGACCAGGTGTGGTACGTGGTGCTCAAGTGGACCTTCTGCTTCGCCATCGGCATCATCACCGGCGTCGTCGGCTTCCTCATCAACCTCGCCGTCGAGAACGTCGCCGGCTTCAAGCACGCCGCCGTCTCCTCCCTCATGGACTCCACCAG CTACTGGACGGCCTTCTGGGTGTTCGCCGGCGCGAACCTGGCGCTGCTGCTGCTGGCGTCGGCGATCACGGCGTCGGTGTCGCCGGCGGCCGGCGGGTCGGGGATCCCGGAGGTGAAGGCGTACCTCAACGGCGTGGACGCGCCCAACATCTTCTCGCTCAAGACCCTCGCTGTCAAG GTCATCGGCAACATAGCCGCCGTGTCATCGTCGCTGCACGTCGGCAAGGCCGGGCCAATGGTGCACACGGGCGCGTGCATAGCTGCCATCTTCGGCCAGGGCGGCTCGCGCAGGTACGGCCTCACCTGGCGCTGGCTACGCTACTTCAAGAACGACCGCGACCGCCGCGACCTCGTCACCatcggcgccggcgccggtgtcTCCGCCGCGTTCCGCGCACCCGTCGGCGGCGTCCTCTTCGCTCTCGAGTCCCTCTCCTCGTGGTGGCGGAGCGCGCTGATCTGGCGCTCCTTCTTCACGACGGCGGTGGTGGCCGTGGTGCTGAGGCTGTTCGTGGAGCTGTGCGGGTCGGGGCGGTGCGGGCTGTTCGGCAAGGGCGGGCTCATCATGTACGACGTGAGCACGCTGTTCGAGGACCTCATGACGTACCACCTCAAGGACATCcccatcgtcgtcctcatcggcGTCATCGGCGCCGTCCTCGGCGCCTTCTACAACTTCCTCATGATGCAGGTCCTCCGCGTCTACAGCGTCGTCAACGAGCGCGGGCGCGCGCACAAGCTGCTGCTGGCGGCGGCCGTGTCCGTGCTCACGTCGTGCTGCGTGTTCGGCATGCCGTGGTTCGCGCCGTGCCGGCCCTGCCCCGTCGCGGGGCCCAACGGCGCCTGCGGCTCCCTCAACAAGTTCCGGCGGTTCCACTGCCCGCCGGACCACTACAACGACCTGGCCAGCCTGATGCTCAACATCAACGACGACGCCATCCGCAACCTCTACGCCACCGGCACCAACGACGTCTACCACCGGGGCTCCATGCTCGCCTTCTTCGTGGCCTCCTACGCGCTGGGCGTGCTCAGCTACGGCGTGGTGGCGCCGTCGGGGCTCTTCGTCCCCATCATCCTCACCGGCGCCACCTACGGCCGCCTGGTGGCCATGCTGCTGGGCAGGCACTCCGGCCTCGACCACGGCCTGGTGGCCATCCTCGGCTCGGCGTCCTTCCTCGGCGGCACGCTCCGCATGACGGTGTCCGTGTGCGTCATCATCGTGGAGCTCACCAACAACCTGCTCCTCCTGCCGCTGGTGATGCTCGTCCTGCTCATCTCCAAGACCGTCGCCGACTCCTTCAACGCCAGCATCTACGACCTCATCGTGCGCCTCAAGGGGCTGCCCTACCTCGACGGCCACGCCGAGCCCTACATGCGGCAGCTCAGCGTGGGCGACGTGGTGGTCGGCCCGCTGCGGAGCTTCAACGGCGTGGAGAAGGTGGGCCACATCATGCACGTCCTCCGCACGACGGGCCACCATGCGTTCCCGGTGATCGACGAGCCGCCCTTCGCCACCGCGCCGGTGCTCTACGGCCTCGTGCTCAGGGCGCACCTGCTCGTGCTCCTCCGGAAGCGGGAGTTCCTGCCGGCGCAGGAGCGGTACCCCAAGGAGTACAGCATCGCGGCGAGGTTCGAGGCGCAGGACTTCGACAAGCGCGGCTCCGGCAAGCAGGACACGGTGGACGGCGTGGAGCTGTCGCCGGAGGAGATGGAGATGTACGTGGACCTGCACCCGTTCACCAACGCGTCGCCATACACCGTCGTGGAGACCATGTCGCTGGCCAAGGCGCTCATCCTCTTCCGCGAGGTCGGCCTCCGCCACCTCCTCGTCGTGCCCAAGGCCTGCGAT AGGTCGCCGGTGGTGGGGATCCTGACGAGGCACGACTTCATGCCGGAGCACATCCTGGGGCTGCACCCGGTGCTGCTCGGCGGCAAGTGGAAGCGGCTCCGGTGGCACAAGGCCGCCGTCGCCAAATACTTCCGCGACCTCATCGTGCGGCTCGCCAACTGCGGCTGA